The nucleotide window CGCGTAGGAGTCATCCAACCTGCGGTCGTAGATCGCCCGGCGGTCCGGATCGCCAAGCACGCGCTGCGCCACCCGGAGCTCGTCGAGGCCACCAGGGTTGTTAATCAGCCCGGCACTGATGCGCTGCTCAATCTCGTATTCGATCGACTCCGCAGACTGGGAACGATCCAGACCGAGGGAGGAATAGAGGTTGTAATGCGGCATGGGGGCAGGTCCTTTTGAAATGGAGGCGAAACGCAGACGTGAAAATTATGCCAAAGCGATACTGCAATCGCTGGTCAATAGGGGCGTTAGTGAAGGGCACTGTCCTGGAACCGTGAAGTGCACCGGCAGGCTACTCGGGTGCTGCATGAGCACCTGCTGCGCTATCTGAAACTGAGTTTCCTCCCGGTTGCCGTAGTTCACGATCGACTCCAGGATGAGGATGTTGCGGCCGTCGCAAGCTGGGTAAGAAGCGTCTTCGTACGCTTCCCACTGCTTTGTGCCGGTGGTGAGCTGGGTAGCGCCCATCTTCTCCAGCTTCTCGCGAGTATGACACTCGGTAGTAAGCGCCCCGTCTGGATCCCATCGCGCTCCAGCGGTTCCCAATCACTCCCGTTCCAGTAATTCTCGCTTACCTACGAATTGGGCTTCCCGATCCGAGCGAAGTTGACGCCTTTGTTGCCGCCGGCGAACCAGCGGCCTACTTCGAAGCGCGGAGGATGGGTGCGCCGGTGGCAACAGCGCCGTCCGGGTTCGGTTCTGCTACATCATCCACCGAGCCGAGCTTCTTCGTGTTCACCACAGTGGTGATCACGGTCGGGTTGGTGTTGGAGTCGACGATGCTGGCGAAGTCGACGTCGGCAAGCGGTGTGCCCGCCTCGATCTCCTGCTTGCGCTCCACGCGCGGGGTGAAGCCAGCGCCTTCGAGGGCGACGGTGTCGATGCCGATGTGCACGAGAATCTCCACGCCGTCGGCGGTCTTCATGCCGTAGGCGTGGCCTGTCTTCGCGACGGAGATGACCTTGCCGGTCACCGGAGCGACCACTTGCGTGGTCTGGGTTCCGGGTGCGGGAAGCACGCCGACGGCCTTGCCGAGGGCACCCGAGGCGAACGCCGCGTCTTCGATCGCTTCCTGGGCGACAACCTCACCGGCGATGGGAGCGAGGATGTCGACGACCACGGGTGTGGCGTCGGCAGTCGCGGCTGTGGGGGCAGAGGTGATCGGCTCGTCGCCGGGCTCCAGGGCGGTGACCTCGGCGGCGGCGTCGGAGTCGTCGTCAAGCGAAGCCCGAGCTGCGGCGGCGCGCGCGAGAGCTTCCTCCTTCTCCTCGGGGGTGCGGTAGTCCGTGATGAAGATGACGGCGAAGGCGGTGAAGAAGGCGACCGTGATGGCGATGATGTACACCCACGCCGGGTCGAAGACCGGGATGGTGAACAGCGAGGTGAACACGAAAGCGTTCGTCTTCACGCCGCCGTACGGGGTGCCAAGGATGGCGATGGTAAGGCCGCCGGTAAAGCAGCCGACCAGCATGCGCGGGTAGATGCGCTTGTAACGCAGGTGGATGCCGTAGAGCGAAGGCTCGCTGATGCCGCCGAGGAGGCCGGCCGCGAGCGCCGAGCCTGAGGTCTGGCGCATGATCGGGTCCCGGTCTCGGAGCGAGATGGCGAGTACGGCGGCGGTGGCTCCGAAGCAGGCGAAGTTCCAGGCACCCATCGGGCCCTGGATGAAGTCGTATCCGAGGGTGTTGATGTTCACCAGCATCAGTGCGTTCAGGGGCCAGTGCAGACCAAGTGGCACTAGGAACGGGTAAAGCATCGGTATCAGGATGGCGAAGACGAACGGGGCATTGCCGTTCAGCCACGCGAGACCGCCGCCGATCCAGGCGCCGAGGGCGTAGCCCAGCGGGCCGATGAGGAACGCGGTGAACGGGATCATGACCAGCAGGGTGAGGAACGGCACGAAAACCATGTGGACCGCGCTCGGGATGATCTTTTGCAGCCCCTTGTACACCGCGGCGGCGACGGCAGCCATGATCAGCGGCACGAAGACGTTGCCGCCGTACGGCGGCAGGTACATGGGCAGCCCCATCACCTGAACGGAGGCGACCTCCGAGCCCAGAATCGGGTTGTTGGTCACGGTCGCTTCCGGGTGGGTTGCGAGGTTGGTGAACTCCGGTGTGAAGAGCGCGAACATAATCGCGGCGGGTACCCAGCCGTCGATGTTCAGCTTCTTGCCGGCGTTGTAGGCCACCATCACCGGCAGGAAGTAGAAGACGGAGCGCCACATGGCGTCTACGAACTGCCAGGTTGGGGTCTTAACTGTGGCCTGGAAGTCGACGAGCTTGAAGGCGTCCATAACCGCTGCGAACGCGATGATGAGCGAGGCACCGAGAAGGACCCCCAGGATCGGGCGGAACGAGTCGGAGAGGTACTCGAAGAATGCGTCGATCCACGGGACCTTGCCCTTGGCCTTGGCGCGCTGCTCCGCCTTGACGTCTTCGTTCGACTTCGTGCCGCGGTCTTGGAACTCGGGGAGGTTCTGGATCGCGTTGTAAACGGTCGCAACATCCCCGCCCACGATCACCTGGTAGTGCGCACCGCCTTGTGGCACCGCTCCCATGACCTTCGGGTTGGCTTCGAGCCGGTCTTTGTCGGCGAGGGATGCATCGTTGAGTTCAAAACGAAGACGGGTGGCGCAGTGGGTAAGAGATTTGACGTTGCCGGCGCCGCCGACACCGTCGATGATGTCCGCGGCCTGCGAGTTCAGGTCCGCTTTAGTTGTTGCCATGCGAGGTGTGCTCCTTGATCAAAGGACGAAAAGACCCGAACGCGTGGCTCACGCTGCTCGGGTCTGCATACCTCGAACCTTAGTAGCTTCTTAGCGGATTTCCGCCGCTTTAATGCATCTAGTTCGCTTCCGGCTTGACCAGCGGGAACAGCAATTCTTCCAATGGGGGGTAATGAGTTGACGGGGAGTCTCGAGTCGGTATAGTTACTGGCATTACTCCCGCCTTCCCCCCTCGTGGGGGATTGGCGGTTTTTTTATGGCGACGGGGGAGGAAGAACAATGGTCACCGGGGCGA belongs to Corynebacterium glaucum and includes:
- a CDS encoding glucose PTS transporter subunit IIA — its product is MATTKADLNSQAADIIDGVGGAGNVKSLTHCATRLRFELNDASLADKDRLEANPKVMGAVPQGGAHYQVIVGGDVATVYNAIQNLPEFQDRGTKSNEDVKAEQRAKAKGKVPWIDAFFEYLSDSFRPILGVLLGASLIIAFAAVMDAFKLVDFQATVKTPTWQFVDAMWRSVFYFLPVMVAYNAGKKLNIDGWVPAAIMFALFTPEFTNLATHPEATVTNNPILGSEVASVQVMGLPMYLPPYGGNVFVPLIMAAVAAAVYKGLQKIIPSAVHMVFVPFLTLLVMIPFTAFLIGPLGYALGAWIGGGLAWLNGNAPFVFAILIPMLYPFLVPLGLHWPLNALMLVNINTLGYDFIQGPMGAWNFACFGATAAVLAISLRDRDPIMRQTSGSALAAGLLGGISEPSLYGIHLRYKRIYPRMLVGCFTGGLTIAILGTPYGGVKTNAFVFTSLFTIPVFDPAWVYIIAITVAFFTAFAVIFITDYRTPEEKEEALARAAAARASLDDDSDAAAEVTALEPGDEPITSAPTAATADATPVVVDILAPIAGEVVAQEAIEDAAFASGALGKAVGVLPAPGTQTTQVVAPVTGKVISVAKTGHAYGMKTADGVEILVHIGIDTVALEGAGFTPRVERKQEIEAGTPLADVDFASIVDSNTNPTVITTVVNTKKLGSVDDVAEPNPDGAVATGAPILRASK